In Candidatus Roseilinea sp., one DNA window encodes the following:
- a CDS encoding GntR family transcriptional regulator — MVIDRNSPVPLYYQLKQQMLEKIEKGEWKPGDSVPTEQELQQSYNLSRTTVRQALAEMVMEGRLTRQRGRGTYVAQPKFQHDPLRHRTIERYLMEQGLTPGLKVLDECRIVAPAEVAARLRLPHGGRVYCLHRLRLADDEPIGYLVSYVPEALAEGIDRDALDKGGSTDYLKRLPQMNGHCVERSIEAVAAGQPEAKLLRVKRGAPMLAIERLIVARDGAPIEFLKALYRGDRMKYQITCS; from the coding sequence ATGGTGATTGACCGTAACTCTCCCGTGCCGCTCTACTACCAGCTCAAGCAGCAGATGCTGGAGAAGATCGAGAAGGGCGAATGGAAGCCCGGCGACAGCGTGCCCACGGAACAGGAGCTGCAGCAGAGCTATAACCTCAGCCGGACGACGGTGCGCCAGGCGCTGGCCGAAATGGTGATGGAAGGCCGGCTCACACGCCAGCGTGGGCGCGGCACCTACGTCGCCCAGCCTAAGTTCCAGCATGATCCACTGCGCCATCGCACTATTGAGCGCTATCTGATGGAGCAAGGGTTGACACCTGGGCTCAAGGTGCTGGACGAATGCCGGATCGTTGCCCCAGCCGAAGTCGCCGCTCGGCTGCGTTTGCCGCATGGCGGGCGCGTCTATTGCTTACATCGGCTGCGGCTGGCGGACGACGAGCCGATCGGCTACCTCGTCTCCTACGTGCCTGAGGCGTTGGCCGAGGGCATTGACCGCGACGCGCTGGACAAAGGCGGCTCGACCGACTACCTCAAACGCCTGCCACAGATGAACGGTCACTGCGTCGAGCGATCTATTGAGGCCGTGGCCGCCGGCCAGCCGGAGGCGAAACTGCTGCGCGTCAAGCGCGGCGCGCCGATGCTTGCTATCGAGCGCTTGATCGTAGCCCGCGACGGCGCACCCATCGAGTTTCTCAAGGCGCTCTATCGCGGCGACCGGATGAAATACCAAATTACATGCTCGTGA
- a CDS encoding sarcosine dehydrogenase gives MRYPSPVRLVIVGAGIAGSSAAYHLTRLGWRDILIVDKGDLFENPGSTSHAPGGVVGLSHSKLLTQMAQYSSDLYRSLKPFSADRNSYNAVGGLEIAISQRRLDDLKRLHAEGKSFGAESHLLSPREAAERLPLLDPQRIAGALFVPKSAIIAGTHVTGALQRDAAATGGATFVGHTEVLDIEVKAGRVVAVLTNNPALPRIVCEAVLLCTNIWGPVLGDKLGVPIPLLAFEHQYAVTSPIQALAQFDPANKDHEIVFPTARELDSAIYFRQHWNCYGVGSYWHTPRPVRAHDVGDSALRPFTPEDFTNAWAQVTTLLPALRGAQRSRAFNGMFAFPVDGMPILGETNIRGLWTAVGSWITHAGGVGKSIAEWMTYGEGATEWDMRQVHVHRFHRFQSTRAYVQVICTKNYAELYHIVHPRQPPSQPRDVRLSPFHARWQALGAVFTPFAGLELPNWCEENARLLEKYDERIPHRTGWAAEHWSRIQGAEHLATREGVALFDLTGLSIFEVSGKGAPAFMNWLCSNQMDVPPGRVVYTCWLTPAGGVRRDLTVVRLREDCFWMFVGEGTRPQDWAWVTRQWERACDASADLAAVRLSDLSDDYAALGLWGPNARRVLHKVTHADLSNAAFPYFTGRWVEIGYAPVLALRVSYAGELGWELHMPVDQALQVWDALWEAGQAEGLIGAGMGAFDSLRLEKGYRLWGAEVYTEHTPYEAGLGWTVKLDKPAFVGREACLKFKANGAPRRKLCCLTLDDPSAAVMGMEPIFLSPSVSGDGSAAGHVTSANYGYSVGRYIAYGYLPATHATVGTKVEIEYFGERLPATVSDDPQFDPTMSRLKA, from the coding sequence ATGCGATACCCATCACCAGTGAGACTCGTCATCGTCGGCGCCGGCATCGCGGGCAGCAGCGCGGCATACCATCTCACGCGGCTCGGCTGGCGCGACATCCTAATTGTGGACAAAGGCGACCTTTTTGAAAACCCTGGTTCCACCTCGCATGCGCCTGGCGGCGTCGTCGGGCTGAGTCATTCCAAGCTGCTCACGCAGATGGCGCAGTACTCGAGCGATTTATATCGTAGCCTCAAGCCCTTCTCTGCGGATCGCAACAGCTATAACGCGGTCGGCGGCCTGGAGATTGCCATCTCGCAGCGCCGCCTGGACGACTTGAAGCGGTTGCACGCCGAGGGCAAGAGCTTCGGTGCGGAATCACATCTCCTCTCGCCGCGCGAGGCCGCCGAGCGACTGCCGCTGCTCGACCCGCAGCGCATCGCCGGCGCATTGTTCGTGCCCAAGAGTGCCATCATCGCCGGCACGCACGTGACCGGCGCGTTGCAACGCGACGCTGCTGCGACCGGCGGCGCCACCTTCGTCGGTCATACCGAGGTGCTGGATATCGAGGTGAAAGCGGGGCGAGTCGTCGCCGTCCTCACCAACAATCCGGCGTTGCCGCGCATCGTGTGCGAGGCGGTGTTGCTGTGCACCAACATCTGGGGGCCGGTGCTGGGCGACAAGCTCGGCGTGCCGATTCCGCTGCTGGCCTTCGAGCATCAGTATGCCGTCACCTCGCCGATCCAAGCGCTGGCGCAGTTCGACCCGGCCAACAAAGACCACGAGATCGTCTTCCCTACGGCGCGCGAGCTGGACTCGGCGATCTACTTTCGCCAACACTGGAACTGCTATGGCGTGGGCAGCTATTGGCACACGCCGCGGCCGGTGCGCGCGCACGACGTCGGCGACAGCGCGCTGCGGCCGTTCACGCCGGAGGATTTCACGAACGCCTGGGCGCAGGTGACGACGCTGTTGCCGGCCTTGCGCGGTGCGCAGCGCTCGCGCGCGTTCAACGGTATGTTCGCCTTCCCGGTGGACGGCATGCCGATTCTGGGCGAGACGAACATCCGCGGCCTGTGGACGGCAGTCGGCTCGTGGATCACGCACGCTGGCGGGGTGGGCAAGTCCATCGCCGAGTGGATGACCTACGGCGAAGGCGCGACCGAATGGGACATGCGCCAGGTGCACGTGCATCGCTTCCATCGCTTCCAATCCACGCGCGCCTACGTGCAGGTGATCTGCACCAAGAACTACGCCGAGCTGTATCACATCGTCCACCCGCGTCAGCCGCCTTCACAACCGCGCGACGTGCGGCTATCGCCATTCCATGCGCGCTGGCAGGCGCTGGGCGCGGTGTTCACGCCGTTCGCCGGCCTGGAGCTACCGAACTGGTGCGAAGAGAACGCGCGCTTGCTCGAGAAGTACGACGAGCGCATTCCACACCGCACCGGGTGGGCAGCGGAGCACTGGTCGCGCATTCAGGGCGCCGAGCACCTGGCTACGCGCGAGGGCGTGGCGCTCTTCGACCTGACCGGCCTCTCGATCTTCGAGGTGAGCGGCAAAGGCGCGCCGGCGTTCATGAACTGGCTGTGCAGCAACCAGATGGATGTGCCACCCGGCCGCGTGGTCTATACCTGCTGGCTCACGCCGGCGGGCGGTGTGCGACGCGATCTGACGGTCGTGCGTTTGCGCGAGGATTGCTTCTGGATGTTCGTCGGCGAGGGTACGCGTCCGCAGGATTGGGCCTGGGTGACGCGACAGTGGGAGCGCGCCTGCGACGCATCGGCAGACCTTGCCGCGGTCAGGCTGAGCGACCTATCGGACGACTACGCCGCGCTCGGCCTGTGGGGACCGAATGCGCGTCGGGTATTGCACAAGGTCACGCACGCCGATTTGAGCAACGCGGCCTTCCCATATTTCACCGGTCGCTGGGTCGAGATCGGCTACGCGCCGGTGCTGGCGCTGCGCGTGTCGTATGCTGGCGAACTGGGCTGGGAGCTACATATGCCGGTGGATCAAGCGCTGCAAGTATGGGATGCGCTGTGGGAGGCCGGCCAGGCCGAGGGCCTCATCGGCGCGGGCATGGGTGCATTCGACTCGCTACGGCTGGAGAAGGGCTACCGGCTGTGGGGCGCCGAGGTCTATACCGAGCACACGCCATACGAAGCTGGTCTGGGCTGGACGGTGAAGCTGGACAAGCCGGCGTTCGTCGGTCGCGAGGCCTGCTTGAAGTTCAAGGCGAACGGCGCGCCGCGCCGGAAGCTGTGCTGCTTGACGCTGGATGATCCATCGGCAGCGGTGATGGGCATGGAGCCGATCTTCCTCTCGCCGTCGGTGAGCGGCGACGGTAGTGCCGCCGGCCACGTGACCAGCGCCAACTATGGCTACAGCGTAGGCCGCTATATCGCCTACGGCTATTTGCCGGCGACGCATGCCACGGTTGGCACCAAGGTCGAGATCGAATACTTCGGCGAGCGGCTGCCGGCGACGGTGAGCGACGATCCCCAATTCGACCCAACGATGTCACGGCTGAAGGCGTGA